The Nocardioides pantholopis genome window below encodes:
- a CDS encoding universal stress protein, which yields MPDTITLEARSGDVVVGVDGSPASLNAVRYALEEVRRGGGVLRLVHVVPDYGVMTALYPLPPEDLAEAGREVLRGVVEDLGAPVTDVTMETVLRRGSRVATLSSAARAARALVVGTDRRPVAARVLTGNTSNGVAASCVAPVVSVPETWRPGTGAGAVVVGVKSPVHATELLGEAFALAQSRGSRLVVLHSWRMPSGYDDIITDRVAPQEWADRARVELSGLLEEWASSYPEVDLEIRPVHDQAAHALIEASREADEIVLVRRAHGIPAAAHLGSTARAVLRDAHCPVRVVPPGHVVALPGLVLEEAGQLKKE from the coding sequence ATGCCGGACACCATCACGCTCGAGGCCCGCAGCGGCGACGTCGTCGTCGGCGTGGACGGCTCGCCCGCCAGCCTGAACGCCGTGCGGTACGCCCTGGAGGAGGTCCGCCGCGGGGGTGGCGTGCTGCGGCTGGTGCACGTCGTCCCGGACTACGGGGTGATGACCGCGCTCTACCCCCTCCCGCCCGAGGACCTCGCCGAAGCCGGCCGGGAGGTCCTGCGCGGCGTCGTGGAGGACCTCGGCGCGCCGGTCACCGACGTGACGATGGAGACCGTGCTGCGCCGCGGGTCCCGCGTGGCCACCCTCTCCTCGGCCGCGCGCGCCGCCCGCGCGCTGGTCGTCGGGACCGACCGGCGCCCGGTCGCTGCCCGGGTGCTGACCGGGAACACCAGCAACGGGGTCGCGGCGAGCTGTGTGGCGCCGGTCGTGTCGGTCCCCGAGACCTGGCGTCCCGGCACCGGTGCGGGGGCGGTCGTGGTCGGCGTGAAGAGTCCCGTGCACGCCACGGAGCTGCTCGGGGAGGCGTTCGCGCTGGCGCAGTCGCGGGGGAGCCGGCTGGTCGTCCTGCACTCGTGGCGGATGCCGTCGGGCTACGACGACATCATCACCGACCGGGTCGCGCCCCAGGAGTGGGCCGACCGGGCCCGCGTCGAGCTGTCCGGCCTGCTCGAGGAGTGGGCCTCCAGCTACCCGGAGGTCGATCTGGAGATCCGCCCCGTCCACGACCAGGCCGCCCACGCGCTCATCGAGGCCTCGCGGGAGGCCGACGAGATCGTGCTCGTGCGCCGGGCCCACGGCATTCCCGCGGCCGCCCACCTCGGGTCGACCGCCCGGGCGGTGCTGCGCGACGCGCACTGCCCGGTCCGGGTCGTGCCCCCGGGCCACGTCGTGGCGCTGCCCGGGCTGGTGCTCGAGGAGGCCGGGCAGCTGAAGAAGGAGTGA
- a CDS encoding ATP-binding protein, translating to MSEAGKEEATLRLPFDVASVTVARGAVTRALADRGVDRRVIDDANIVVGELVMNAVRHGRPHGDNTVEVSWTLTGDALQFSVCDGGRVDHLEARMPAPTEHGGRGLGMVDLLCLQWGYDNREGTRVTAAIPTVLTAS from the coding sequence ATGAGCGAGGCAGGCAAGGAGGAGGCCACGTTGCGGCTGCCTTTCGATGTGGCGTCGGTGACCGTGGCTCGCGGTGCGGTCACCCGGGCTCTGGCGGACCGCGGCGTCGATCGGCGCGTGATCGACGACGCGAACATCGTGGTCGGCGAGCTGGTCATGAACGCCGTCCGTCACGGTCGACCGCACGGCGACAACACCGTCGAGGTGTCCTGGACGCTGACCGGTGACGCGCTGCAGTTCAGCGTCTGCGACGGCGGCCGCGTCGACCACCTCGAGGCGCGGATGCCGGCGCCGACCGAGCACGGCGGCCGGGGTCTCGGCATGGTCGACCTGCTCTGCCTGCAGTGGGGCTACGACAACCGCGAGGGCACCCGGGTGACGGCTGCCATCCCGACGGTCCTCACCGCGAGCTGA
- a CDS encoding thiamine pyrophosphate-requiring protein, whose protein sequence is MSTTVADHLLERLRAWGVEHVFGYPGDGINGILGAFSRAEDQPRFVQSRHEEMSAFEAVGYAKFSDRPGVCLATSGPGAIHVLNGLYDAKLDHVPVVAIVGQTNRTAIGGSYQQEVDLLTLFKDVASDYVQMVTVPEQLPNVLDRAMRIAITRRAPTAIIVPNDVQELEYVAPGHEFKMVPSSLDLSRSTVVPDDEALRRAAEVLNAGTRVAMLVGQGARGAEAEIAQVAEVLGAGVAKALLGKDVLSDELPWVTGAIGLLGTRPSYDLMMGCDTLLTVGSSFPYSQFLPPYDQARAVQIDLDATMVGMRYPYEVNLVGDAGATLRALLPLLRRQEDRSWRDEVTDTVRRWWQVVDAEADVAADPVNPMRIFSEFSRQAPEDAIVTSDSGSAADWYARQVRFRGAMRGSLSGTLASMGAAVPYAIGAKFAHPDRPAIAFEGDGAMQMNGLAELITIARYWRDWADPRLVVAVLHNNDLTQVTWELRAMGGTPKFVESQALPDVSYAGFAASLGLGAITVTAPEQLRDAWAEALAADRPFLLDVHCDPEVPPIPPHATFEQMKDLVSALAQGDVGRWQVIKEGIRTKAQELLPHRS, encoded by the coding sequence ATGAGCACCACGGTCGCCGACCACCTGCTGGAGCGGCTGCGTGCCTGGGGCGTCGAGCACGTCTTCGGCTATCCCGGCGACGGCATCAACGGCATCCTGGGCGCCTTCTCCCGCGCCGAGGACCAGCCGCGGTTCGTCCAGTCGCGGCACGAGGAGATGAGCGCGTTCGAGGCGGTCGGCTACGCCAAGTTCAGCGACCGGCCCGGGGTCTGCCTGGCGACGTCGGGGCCGGGCGCCATCCACGTGCTCAACGGCCTCTACGACGCCAAGCTCGACCACGTGCCGGTGGTCGCGATCGTCGGCCAGACCAACCGCACCGCGATCGGGGGCAGCTACCAGCAGGAGGTCGACCTGCTCACGCTGTTCAAGGACGTGGCGAGCGACTACGTGCAGATGGTCACGGTGCCCGAGCAGCTCCCGAACGTGCTGGACCGGGCGATGCGGATCGCGATCACCCGGCGCGCGCCCACGGCGATCATCGTGCCGAACGACGTGCAGGAGCTGGAGTACGTCGCGCCCGGCCACGAGTTCAAGATGGTCCCGAGCAGCCTCGACCTCAGCCGCTCGACAGTCGTCCCCGACGACGAGGCCCTGCGCCGGGCCGCCGAGGTGCTCAACGCCGGCACCCGGGTGGCGATGCTGGTCGGGCAGGGCGCCCGGGGCGCCGAGGCCGAGATCGCGCAGGTCGCCGAGGTGCTGGGGGCCGGGGTCGCGAAGGCGCTGCTGGGCAAGGACGTGCTCAGCGACGAGCTGCCATGGGTGACCGGCGCCATCGGGCTGCTCGGTACCCGGCCCAGCTACGACCTGATGATGGGCTGCGACACGCTGCTCACCGTCGGCTCCAGCTTTCCGTACTCCCAGTTCCTGCCGCCGTACGACCAGGCCCGGGCCGTCCAGATCGACCTCGACGCCACGATGGTGGGGATGCGCTACCCCTACGAGGTCAACCTCGTCGGGGACGCGGGCGCGACCCTGCGCGCCCTGCTGCCGCTGCTGCGCCGGCAGGAGGACCGCTCCTGGCGCGACGAGGTCACCGACACGGTGCGGCGGTGGTGGCAGGTGGTCGACGCGGAGGCCGACGTCGCCGCCGACCCGGTCAACCCGATGCGGATCTTCAGCGAGTTCTCCCGGCAGGCGCCCGAGGACGCGATCGTGACCTCCGACAGCGGGTCGGCGGCGGACTGGTACGCCCGCCAGGTCCGCTTCCGGGGCGCGATGCGGGGGTCCCTCTCCGGGACCCTGGCGTCGATGGGGGCGGCGGTGCCGTACGCGATCGGCGCCAAGTTCGCCCATCCCGACCGCCCGGCGATCGCCTTCGAGGGTGACGGCGCGATGCAGATGAACGGTCTGGCCGAGCTGATCACGATCGCCCGGTACTGGCGCGACTGGGCGGACCCCCGGCTGGTCGTGGCCGTCCTGCACAACAACGACCTCACCCAGGTCACCTGGGAGCTGCGCGCGATGGGAGGCACGCCGAAGTTCGTGGAGTCCCAGGCTCTGCCGGACGTCTCGTACGCCGGCTTCGCCGCCTCGCTCGGGCTGGGCGCCATCACCGTGACGGCGCCCGAGCAGCTGCGGGACGCCTGGGCCGAGGCGCTGGCCGCGGACCGGCCCTTCCTGCTCGACGTGCACTGCGACCCCGAGGTGCCGCCGATCCCGCCGCACGCGACGTTCGAGCAGATGAAGGACCTGGTCTCGGCGCTGGCGCAGGGCGACGTCGGTCGGTGGCAGGTGATCAAGGAGGGCATCAGGACCAAGGCGCAGGAGCTGCTTCCGCACCGGTCGTGA
- a CDS encoding penicillin-binding protein, whose protein sequence is MGESSGRDEARPTGLGLEDLTWEPVAAPRVRARQLLRPLLAVLGSLTLVLALGLLPATLVLGGTAQRAVEGWEEIDAELPPVVAKQRTVLLDRNGRKWGQLFTENRVATSLDEISPHVVDALLATEDRRFYDHGALDLRALARAVVNNVAGADLQGASTLSQQLVENLRVLSATTDEQRGEAKAASLGGKLAELKLATELERTYTKDQILEAYLNAVYLGNGAYGVEAAARRYFSTSARELSADQAATLVAMLKSPAAYDPVDRPAASRQRRDVVMARMVAEGFLDRDTYQRLRARPTRLTESRPRSGCAASQFPYYCALLIEHVLSSPEFGRTREQRQDLLSGGGLVIRTALDPAATRAAEQAADAGFGRENRVAAAVAVMQPGSGQVVAVAQNRTFGAPDDAEDRSHTEVVYAGRRFQTGSTFKPLTLAAALEQGLGVRTAYDTPNGLYLDALDEPDGGFKNDDRSGHGVLDAYGATRNSTNTYFVQLLADVGVKQTASVARRLGLTGIPDDLSGREGALTLGAYESSPLELATAYATLAARGKRCDPVLVLSAKAVTTGEDLPVPDGDCHQAISSAVAIQASDVLQAPFDPGGTARAVRLAGGRPAAGKTGTTDDNAAVWFAGYTPQYAAAVWVGDPRGGQAHPLTGVWAHGYTHSVLYGGSGAGPVWRQTMEAVHEGLEPRWYPSVAGAAATLVNRTVPSVQGLATAQAATLLADAGFELRVRRRTAAADHLPADVVADQEPAAGATAGREQVVTLTLTDGSRTDLDLSGLDRNERSP, encoded by the coding sequence GTGGGGGAGAGCTCGGGCCGGGACGAGGCGCGTCCGACCGGCCTTGGGCTGGAGGACCTGACCTGGGAGCCCGTCGCCGCCCCGCGGGTCCGCGCCCGCCAGCTGCTGCGCCCCCTGCTGGCAGTCCTGGGGTCGCTCACGCTGGTCCTCGCGCTCGGACTGCTGCCGGCGACGCTCGTGCTGGGCGGCACTGCGCAGCGGGCCGTCGAGGGGTGGGAGGAGATCGACGCCGAGCTGCCGCCGGTGGTCGCCAAGCAGCGCACAGTGCTGCTGGACCGGAACGGGCGCAAGTGGGGCCAGCTGTTCACCGAGAACCGCGTGGCCACCAGCCTCGACGAGATCAGCCCGCACGTGGTCGACGCGCTGCTCGCGACCGAGGACCGGCGCTTCTACGACCACGGCGCCCTCGATCTGCGGGCCCTGGCCCGGGCCGTGGTCAACAACGTGGCGGGCGCCGACCTCCAGGGTGCCTCGACGCTCTCCCAGCAGCTGGTGGAGAACCTGCGGGTGCTCTCGGCCACCACCGACGAGCAGCGCGGCGAGGCGAAGGCGGCCTCGCTGGGCGGCAAGCTCGCCGAGCTCAAGCTCGCCACGGAGCTCGAGCGGACCTACACCAAGGACCAGATCCTCGAGGCGTACCTGAACGCGGTGTACCTCGGCAACGGCGCGTACGGCGTCGAAGCGGCCGCGCGGCGGTACTTCTCGACCTCGGCCCGCGAGCTCAGCGCGGACCAGGCCGCGACGCTCGTGGCGATGCTGAAGTCGCCGGCGGCGTACGACCCGGTGGACCGGCCCGCCGCCTCGCGCCAGCGCCGTGACGTGGTGATGGCCCGGATGGTCGCGGAGGGCTTCCTGGACCGCGACACCTACCAGCGGCTCCGGGCCCGCCCGACCCGGCTCACCGAGTCGCGGCCCCGGTCGGGGTGCGCGGCCTCGCAGTTCCCCTACTACTGCGCGCTGCTGATCGAGCACGTGCTGTCCTCCCCGGAGTTCGGCCGGACCCGCGAGCAGCGCCAGGACCTGCTCAGCGGCGGGGGCCTGGTGATCCGCACCGCGCTGGACCCGGCGGCGACCCGGGCAGCCGAGCAGGCGGCCGACGCCGGCTTCGGCCGGGAGAACCGGGTGGCTGCGGCGGTGGCGGTGATGCAGCCCGGCAGCGGGCAGGTCGTGGCCGTCGCGCAGAACCGCACGTTCGGCGCCCCCGACGACGCCGAGGACCGCTCGCACACGGAGGTGGTCTACGCGGGGCGGCGGTTCCAGACCGGGTCCACCTTCAAGCCGCTCACGCTCGCGGCGGCGCTGGAGCAGGGCCTGGGCGTGCGCACTGCCTACGACACCCCGAACGGGCTCTACCTCGACGCCCTCGACGAGCCGGACGGCGGGTTCAAGAACGACGATCGCAGCGGCCACGGCGTGCTGGACGCCTACGGCGCGACGCGGAACTCCACGAACACCTACTTCGTGCAGCTGCTGGCCGACGTCGGCGTGAAGCAGACCGCCTCGGTCGCTCGCCGCCTCGGGCTCACCGGCATCCCGGACGACCTCAGCGGCCGGGAGGGGGCGCTCACGCTCGGCGCCTACGAGTCCTCGCCGCTGGAGCTCGCCACGGCGTACGCCACGCTGGCCGCGCGCGGCAAGCGCTGCGACCCGGTGCTGGTGCTCTCCGCGAAGGCCGTGACGACCGGGGAGGACCTCCCCGTGCCCGACGGGGACTGCCACCAGGCGATCAGCTCCGCGGTGGCGATCCAGGCCTCGGACGTGCTCCAGGCGCCGTTCGACCCGGGCGGCACCGCCCGGGCCGTCCGCCTCGCCGGCGGCCGGCCGGCGGCGGGCAAGACCGGGACCACCGACGACAACGCAGCCGTCTGGTTCGCCGGCTACACCCCGCAGTACGCCGCGGCCGTGTGGGTGGGCGACCCCCGGGGCGGGCAGGCCCACCCGCTCACCGGGGTCTGGGCGCACGGGTACACGCACTCGGTGCTGTACGGCGGCTCCGGGGCCGGCCCGGTGTGGCGGCAGACGATGGAGGCGGTGCACGAGGGGCTCGAGCCACGGTGGTACCCGAGCGTCGCCGGAGCCGCGGCGACGCTGGTCAACCGGACAGTGCCCTCGGTGCAGGGGCTCGCGACCGCCCAGGCGGCGACGCTGCTCGCCGACGCCGGGTTCGAGCTGCGGGTGCGGCGCCGCACCGCGGCCGCGGACCACCTGCCCGCCGACGTGGTCGCCGACCAGGAGCCGGCCGCCGGCGCGACCGCGGGCCGCGAGCAGGTCGTGACGCTCACCCTCACCGACGGCTCCCGCACCGACCTGGACCTGAGCGGGCTGGACCGGAACGAGCGGTCGCCGTGA
- a CDS encoding STAS domain-containing protein, giving the protein MQERPFSSTFHESTGTLRVVGAVDEVARSAFSSDLAVAAGQVSDVLVVDLTDVDYFPSVAVSVLVDLMRNDAGAGKVELVAGQGTIAQRVLQLCGLPHRTA; this is encoded by the coding sequence ATGCAGGAACGGCCCTTCTCCTCCACCTTCCACGAGTCCACCGGCACCCTCAGGGTCGTGGGCGCCGTCGACGAGGTGGCCCGGTCGGCGTTCAGCAGCGACCTGGCCGTCGCTGCCGGCCAGGTCTCCGACGTCCTGGTCGTGGACCTGACCGACGTGGACTACTTCCCGAGCGTCGCGGTCAGCGTCCTGGTGGACCTGATGAGGAACGACGCTGGCGCCGGCAAGGTCGAGCTGGTCGCCGGGCAGGGCACGATCGCGCAGCGGGTCCTCCAGCTGTGCGGTCTGCCGCACCGGACGGCCTGA
- a CDS encoding DUF2243 domain-containing protein — MSSQAEHRQPPSRLPGLLYGVGFGGFVDGIVLHQILQWHHMVSDVEGRSPTTLAGLEANTLADGLFHVATWVFLLAASLVTHSQWRAGRLAPTWTFHVGGMLLGWGLFNLAEGLVNHQLLGVHHVRDDLGSPLSWDLGFLAFGAALALAGWALQRRGARRIAALPDPARA, encoded by the coding sequence ATGAGCTCCCAGGCCGAGCACCGGCAGCCGCCCTCGCGACTTCCCGGTCTCCTGTACGGCGTCGGGTTCGGCGGCTTCGTCGACGGCATCGTGCTGCACCAGATCCTCCAGTGGCACCACATGGTCAGCGATGTGGAGGGTCGCTCGCCCACCACCCTCGCGGGCCTGGAGGCCAACACGCTCGCCGACGGGCTCTTCCACGTGGCGACCTGGGTCTTCCTGCTCGCCGCCTCGCTGGTGACGCACTCCCAGTGGCGCGCCGGGCGGCTGGCCCCGACCTGGACCTTCCACGTCGGCGGCATGCTCCTCGGCTGGGGGCTGTTCAACCTCGCCGAGGGGCTGGTCAACCACCAGCTGCTCGGCGTGCACCACGTGCGTGACGACCTCGGGTCCCCGCTCTCCTGGGACCTGGGCTTCCTGGCCTTCGGCGCGGCCCTCGCCCTCGCCGGCTGGGCCCTACAGCGCCGTGGCGCCCGCCGGATCGCCGCCCTGCCGGACCCGGCCCGCGCATGA
- a CDS encoding DUF3099 domain-containing protein — protein sequence MLRDRPPVPRVTDAKVALSERQQRRRRWYFALMGTCLLLIVLAWNLVRFWSVPAAVAMSAVAAVLAPVAALVANWRAGG from the coding sequence ATGCTCCGGGACCGTCCCCCCGTACCGCGCGTCACCGATGCGAAGGTGGCGCTGAGCGAGCGCCAGCAGCGCCGGCGGCGCTGGTACTTCGCGCTGATGGGCACCTGCCTGCTGCTCATCGTCCTGGCCTGGAACCTGGTGCGGTTCTGGTCCGTTCCGGCGGCCGTGGCGATGTCGGCGGTGGCCGCGGTGCTGGCACCTGTCGCGGCGCTCGTGGCCAACTGGCGCGCCGGTGGCTGA